Genomic segment of Bacteroidales bacterium:
TCGCAATATAAACGACACTAAATTTGTTTTGTTTGGTGCAGGAGCATCAAATACAACAATAGCTCGTTTGTTGATAGCCGACGGTGCCGACCCCAACAAAATGATAATATTCGACTCCAAAGGTGGTTTGCATCGTAGTCGCAAAGATATTGAAGCCGATACCCGTTATTATCGCAAATGGGAACTTTGCCTACAAACCAATCCCCAGCAAATCGATAAAATTGAAGATGCCATGAAAGGGGCAGATGTGCTAATTTCACTCTCTACGCCAGGACCCGATACAGTAAAGCAAGATTGGATTCGTTCTATGAATTCAAAATCAATTGTTTTTACATGTGCTAACCCTATTCCCGAAATTTATCCCTATGCTGCAAAAGAAGCAGGAGCCTATATTGTTGCTACCGGTAGAGGCGACTTCCCCAATCAAGTCAATAATTCACTTGGTTTTCCCGGTATTTTAAAAGGTGCTTTATTGGTTCGTGCACGTAAGATTACCGATAATATGGCAATTGCAGCGGCTCACTCATTGGCTAATTATGCCGAAAAGAATGGCATGCACCCCGACAAAATAGTTCCTACTATGGACGAAGCAGATGTTTTTCCTGTAGAGGCTGCCGACGTTGCTATTCAAGCCATTAAAGATGGAGTTGCTCGCATTCAAATGACTTGGGACGAAGCTTACACGATAGCCAAAAACGATATTGCTCATGCACGTAAAACCATACATCATTTAAGCGAACAAGGTTTTATCGAAATGCCACCACAACATTTAATTGACGAAGCATTAGAATTCACTTTTAATTCATTTAAAAAATGAAAAATTTCAAACTGTTTAAAGTTAAAACCATCGAAAATTCATGGTTAATAGGAGTTAAAGGTAAACTATTCGATACTAAAGGCTTTTTTATCATCGATACCGGTGCACAGGTTAGTATGATAAATCGCTCGTATTGTAAAACCGAAAAAAACATAGATATTCAAGAGGTTGAAGTCATGGGAATATCGACTAATACTTTAGAAAACGTTGAACTTGCTAAACGTATTCCTATAAAATTAACCCAACATAACTATACATTAAAAAAAGCACTTATTATGGACATTAACCATGTAACCGAAAAGTTTAAAAGCAATTACACCATTCTGGGGTTAATTGGCAATGATTTTTTACACGAAAACATAGCAACACTCGATTATTATTACATGGAAATGAATCTTAGACTTGATGATGATAATAAAGTAGGCTATATTATTTAGAAATTGATTAAAAATATATTTATGAAGAAGATTATTAGTTTTATTTCCGCGTTTATTTTGGTAAATAGTTTATTGTTTAGCCAAGAAATGGGATTGCCTCATTATTTAAGCAACAAAGAGGCATCTGAGTTACCAAATTACAACCCTCCCACTCCCAAAGGAATAACTCATCCGCCGGTTTCTCCTATTCGCAATGCTGCAGAATGGGAAGAAATGCAAGGTGTGTTAATCTCATGGAAATCGGGATATGAGAGCTTTTTAAGTCAAATTATTAAGTATGCACGCGAAGAAGCCAAAGTGTATGTTTATTGTTCCGATTCTACAACAGTAAAAAACTATTTAATCAACAACAACATTCCTACTACTAATATTCGATATCTCATTTCATCGCTCAATAGTGTTTGGATTCGCGATTTCGGTCCAAATAATATTTATACCAACGAAGTTGATTCATTGTATTTGGTCGATTGGGTATATAATCGCCCACGCCCACAAGACGATGCTTCGCCGCAACAGTTTGCAACCCTTATGCAATTGCCATTATACCAATGTACTCAACCCCCTACCGATTTAGTGGCTACCGGTGGAAACTGGGTAAGCGATGGTTTTGGAACTGCTTTTAGTAGTAAGCTCATATTAGACGAAAACGCAACAACAAGCAGTTATAATCAAACTCCCAAAACAGAAGCCGACATAAACAATATCGTTCGCGATTATTTAGGCATCGACCGCTATATTAAAATGGATGTACTACCTTACGATGGTATTCATCATATTGATATGCACTTTAAATTGTTAGACGAAGAAACCTTGTTAGTAGGTCAATATCCCAATGGTATTTCCGATGGTCCTCAAATTGAAGCCAATTTGAATTATATTTTAAATAACTTCAATTCGGTTTTTGGTACACCTTACAAAGTAGTTCGTATTCCCATGCCTCCCAGTACCAGTGGCACTTGGCCCAGTGATGGTGCTTACTATAGAACTTACACAAACTCACTTATAATCAACAAAACCATTCTTGTTCCTACTTACTATGCTCAATACGATACAATTGCTCTTCGAATTTATCGTCAAGCGATGCCAGGTTACAGAGTTGTAGGCATCAATGCTAGTTCTATTATTTCGCAAAGCGGTGCTATTCATTGCACTACTCACGAAATTGGTGCAGTTAATCCATTACTTATTTCGCATCAGGCATTGCCCAATACCGATAACATATGGACCAATTATCAAGTAAATGCTTATATTCATCATAAAACAGGTATTCAAGAAGCTCGTATTTATTACAGAACCGATACAACACAACCGTATGTATGGGTTCCTATGCAATTAACCAATAACACTAATCACACTTGGACAGGCGAAATCCCCGTTCAACCATCGGGCACCTATGTTTATTATTACATTTGGGCAAGAGCGAACTCTGGTAAAGAACAAGTACGCCCTATGCCAGCACCTGCTGGATATTGGAAATTTCGAGTTTATAATCCAACTGCCGTTCAAGAATTAACTGCCGATAATTTTATATGTAGAGCTCATTATATGGCAGAACAATTAACCATAAATATCTTTTCAAGCACTGAAACCACTGCTAATATTACTCTATTTAATAATGTTGGACAACCCGTCGAAGTATTGTACAAAGGGAAATTATTGCAAGGGGCACAAGAATTAACCAACAACATCCATTTAGCAAAAGGCTTATATTTTATTAATATAGAAACCAATAAAGGCAAAAAGGTTGTTAAATTAGCCATTTATTAATGTTCACTCTTTTTATTATTTTCATTGTTGGCATAACAAGCTTTTTGGCGTTTCAAAATCGTACCATGTTTGCCAAGGGTGCCTTTATACCATACGACATTGCACGATTCAATCAGCATTATCGATTTTTGTCGCACATTTTTTTGCACGTATCATGGGAACATTTAATTTTTAATATGCTGACACTCTACTTTTTTGGTATGCTGGTTGAATCGGGCTTTGCTTATTATTTTGGCAAGTGGGGAAAATCGATTTATTTAATAGAATTTTTTATCGCTGGCATTATAGCCACTATTCCATCGTATTTTAAACACAAAAATAACCCATCTTATATTGCCGTTGGAGCATCTGGAGCCGTTTCGGCCATATTGTTTAGTTCTATTTTACTCGATCCTATCAATAAAATTTACATTATGTTTATTCCCATTGGCATTCCTGCTTATGTTTTTGGTCCTGTTTACCTTTTATATTGTATGTACATGGCAAAACGTAATATCGACCATGTAGCTCACGATGTCCACTTTTGGGGTGCCATTTTTGGTTTTGTGTTTCCTATCGTGTTGAAGTTTGAGATTTTAAAAGTGTTTATTGAAATAATTGTAAGCTCATGAAACGAAAAGTAGTTTTTTTCGACCGCGATGGAGTAATCAACAACAATGGACTTTACTATACCTATAAATGGGAAGATTTCTCATTTAATACAGGAGTGATAGAAACATTAACTTTGCTCCAACAAAAAGGTTTTGAATTTATTGTTGTAAGCAATCAAAGCGGTATTGCCAAAGGTTTATATACCATACTCGATGTAGAGCAACTACATAAACAACTAAGCCAATACTTACAAAAGAATAATATTCATATATTAGAATATTATTATTGCACTCATCATCCCGATTTTGGAAATTGTCTCTGTCGAAAACCATCGTCATTGTTGTTTGAGAAGGCAATTGCTCGTTTTAATATTGACACAACCCAATCGTGGATGATTGGCGACCAAGCACGCGATATAGAAGCATCTGAAAAAGTTGGCATTAAAGGCATTTTGATTGAACCCAATAGTGACTTAAGACAGATTTTAAATGTAATTCTAAAATAATGAATACACTCGGCACGTTTGTAATTGTTAATGATAAATTGACTCGCCGAAATGAGGTTGTATTTGGTCTTGAATCGAGAGCTGTACGCTTTAGCGATGGTTTTTTCGAAAGCATGCGTGCATTTGGATTAGATGTCCCTCTTTTGGCTTTCCATTACGAACGAATTAAAAAAGCATGGTGTATATATCGCTTCGATTCCGAAATACCCTCCATAAAAACCTTATCCGATGCTATTGAACGGCTACTAAAGTCGAACAAACATTTTGGCAGTGCACGTATTCGGTTAACCTTCTACAGGTCAGGAGAAGGGCTTTACTTACCCACAAAAAATCAAGCCGATTGGTATTTAGAAACCTTTGCATCGGACGACAAAGAATTTACACTCAACACCAAGGGTAAGCAAATAGGTATTTATAGCGATTTTTATAAACCATCGCATCCTTTTTTTAACATAAAAACCAATCAAGCGTTGATTTATACACAAGCCGCTTGGTGGGCTCAGATAAACAACCTCGACGATGCCATTTTACTAAATAAACAACAATGCCTTATAGAAGCCACTTCGTCTAATATTTTTGTCTGTATAGGAAACATTGTTTATACTCCTCCTTTAACCGATGGTTGCGTTAATGGAGTCATGCGACGTTTTTTAATACAAGAATTATTTCCAAGTTTGGATATCGAATATAAAGAAGTATCGCTAACAAAACAATTTTTATTAGATGCCGATGAAGTTTTTCTTTCCAACGCAGTACAAGGAATCCAATGGGTAGTGGGTTTTCAAAACAGAAGGTACTTTAACAGCCTCGCTAAAAAAATAACACAAAAACTGAACGACTTTCGTTTACAGAGTTGAAAATAGGGAATAAAATTACTTCACAATGCCAATCTCATCCATCTCAAGAGGTCTTTGCAATAAATAAAACGACGAATTATCGGGCACCTCTAATTGATTCTTTTCAAAAACTACTGAGTTCTCTTTAGAGCTAATCGTATAATGTTGTTTTGCCTTTGGAAGCACAAGGGTATATTTTCCTGTTGTTTTATTTGGTTTAAAATCGCCTATTAAGTTATTACTTGCATCATACACCGAAAGTATAATGTCTTTCATAACTTCGCCATGGGTATTTTTGATAAAACCCGTAACAACAACAACAGAACGTTCGGGCACTGAAAGTAAATCAACTAAGTAAATATCTCTTCCTCCACAAGCTCCTTCTTGAACAGTTGAATAATATCCGCGTTTTCCATCGGCCGATATAACATAAAAAGCATCGTTATCGATAGAATTTATAGGATATCCCATATTATCGGGTTTTGTAAATGTACCATCTTCTTTCAATACACTGTAAAAAAGATCATAGCCTCCCATTGAGTTGTGTCCTTTGCTCGAAAAATAGAGGGTTGTTCCATCGGGATGTATAAATGGTCCATTTTCATCTTTATCGGTATTAATAGTAGCACCTGCATTGGTAGCTAAACTCCATTCGCCATTGGGCAGTTTGTGGCTAATATAAATATCATAACCGCCAAAACCACCTGGACGATTACTACTAAAATAAAGTGTATTCCCATCTGCAGAAATTGACGCATGGCTTTCGTCATAAGTTGAATTTATATTCGATGATAATAAAACAGGCTTGGTCCATTCGGTGCCATTAAAAGTACTAATGTATAAATTACCATCGCCTACATCGTCTTTATATATAATAAGTTCATTACCATCGGCACTTAAAGCAACCGAAGCTTCGTGCTCCATAGTATTTATATGTTCGCTGATTTTTAATGGCGTTTGCCATTGGTCGTCAATTTTGTGGCTAATATAAATATCTTCAAAATATTGGCCGTCGGTAGTTTTGAAGTTGCCCGTACTCCCTTTACGCTTAGATGTAAAAATCATTGTTTTTTCGTCGATACTAAAAACTGGGCTATGATCATCGTAATTGGAGTTAACATTACAGCCCAAATTAATAATATTTATTTTAACCGGATGATTAACCAATTCTATCGAATTTTGAATGTATTTTTTTAAATCAATGGCCTCGTCTTTATTTGTTGGATTCGATTGTATATATTCTTCTATAATAGATAAAGCTTGATTAAATTTATAATTTTTATAATAGGCTTTTGCTAACATAAAAAGGGCTTCGGTGGGAGCATTACGTTCTTTGGGGTCTGCATCTTGATATGTTTTGCTAATAGGTTTGGCTTTCTCTAAATATGGTATGGCTTTTTTTAAGCTTACATCACTTAAAAAGTAAGCTTTACCTAATAAATAATTGATATTTCCATTGGTGCTATCTTTTGAAAAACACCATGTTAATTTATCAATAGCTTGCTGATATTCTTTAAGTTGAATATGCTTTGAAGCATCGATAATATATTGTTTTAACGATGGTTTTTGACCCCATACTATATTAAAACAAAAAAGAAGCGATATAAATAAAATGATTTGTGTTTTCATATAGAGTATGTTTATATTTATTTTCATTGTTATTACATAATTTTATTTAGGCGATGAAAATATTTCAGGTTTGTTTAAAAATTCGATATCTGCATTTTTTATATTCGATATTTTAAACTCTACTCGTCGGTTAAGTTGGCGTCCTTCGGCAGTTTCATTCGATGCAACAGGATTTTTCTTACCCATAGGAATGGTAGTAAGTCGTTTAGCTTCTATTCCAAGCTCAATAAGTTGTTTTTTAACAAATTCGGCACGACGTTTACTAAGTTTCATGTTATAATCGTCGCTTCCCATATTGTCAGTATGCCCTATTATTTGAAGCTTTGCTTTTTTATTATTTTTTAACCAAATGGCTAGCTTATGAAGATTTTCTTCGTTGGCTTGGCATATAAATTTGTCGAAAGTAAAATAAATAGGGAAAATAACAAGTTTTGTCGATTTATCTTTTATTTCCGGTTCTTTAATAGGCTCATTCTTCATTTGAATATTGGTCTGGGCGGTTAATTTATTTAAAGAGGGGGCGCTATCGTTAGCAAATATAAATAAATTTATAACATTAGGGTTCGACGATGGAGTATTTTCGACATGAATTCGTGTTAGCGGAATGCCTTTATCTGTTAAATTTTCGGTGAGAATATCGGCTCGAATTTCGTTTAATTCGGGTTGTTGGTTTTCTTTAGGTAATACAATTCGAGCACTAAATTCGGGCAAATAATTTAGTATTTTAGCTATTTTTATAAACGACATCCCTTCTTCGGATGATAGTTCGGTTTGATTCGATTTGAAATGATATTCAAATTTTCGCTGTACATTGTTAATGTTAATGGGTTCAAGCATTATAGGACGTTCAATTTTTTGATAAGAAGTACTATCACTAACGTCTATTACTTCTGTATAAGGCAAAAACACATCACTTTCGACCGATATTAAATAACGTCTTCCCGATTTTAATATAAATAAATATTTTCCCGTTTTTGAATTAGGTGTATAAGTGCCAATCAATTTTTTGGTTTGCTCGTCGGTAACGGTTATACTAACATTTTCTGGTAATTTGCCATTACCCATAGTAATATAACCACTCATAACAGTTAAGAGCTTTTCTTCGCTTTGTGGCAAAGTAATTAAATAAATATCGTTACGCCCTATTCCTCCTGTTTGTTGCGAAGCATAATAAGCTCTGGCACCATCGGGGGTTGGTACATAAAAAGCATCGTCGTTAGGGGTATTAATGGGATAACCCAAATTGGTAGGCGTATTCCATTCTAAACTATCGTCGCGAATAGCAAAAAAGATATCGAAGCCACCCATCGAATTATGTCCTTTGCTACTAAAGAATAATGTAACTCCATCAGGATGGATATAAGGACTTATTTCGTCTTTTGCTGTATTAACTTTTGGACCAGCATTTTGGGGTATCGACCACTCACCATTGGGCAATCGTTTGGCTATATAAATATCCAATCCACCATAACCACCCGGTCTGTCGCTGGTAAAAAATAATTCTTGACCATCGGCAGATATACTTGCATGATTTTCGTTGTATTTGGTATTCACATTTAATTTTAATGGAGTTGTCCACACATCGCCGACTAAATTACTTACATAAATGTTTCCATCGCGAGGATTGAGCATGGTTGACTCATCTTTGTATATATATAATTCTTGTCCATCGGGCGAAAGACCAATAGAAGCCTCGTGTGTAGCACTATTTATATTGGAGCTAATTGGAACAGGAATTTCCCATTGACCATCAGATAACTTTTTGCTGATGTATATATCTTCGTAGTATTGCCCATCTTCGGTTAAAGCTGGGTGTATTTCCGATTTGCGTTTGGAAGTAAAAATAAGCACTTGTTCGTCGGCGGTAAAAACTGGACTATGTTCATCGAATTCCGTGTTTATGACACCTCCTAAATTTGTAATTTGCATTTTAATGGGGTATTTCATTAAAACTTGTCCATTTTTACAATATTGTTCAAGTTCATCAACATTTTCGGTAAAGTCTTTTTTATAATTTGGCAAAATTATTTTTAACGAATCTATTATCTTCAAGGCTCTATTAAACTGATAATCATGATGATATGCTTTTGCAAGAAAAAATAATGCTTCGGGAGGAGCTGCCAATTCGTCGGGATCGTCAATATCGGCATTGGGATTTATATCTTGAACTGCTTTTTCGAGGTATTCTATTGCTTTTGACTTCTCGAGCACAGTACTTAAATAACAAAAGCCGGTTTTAAAATTTAAGTTAGCGTTATCGGGTTCTTCGGCAAGTAGCTCTTTGTAAACTACTAAAGCCGAAGGAAAATCGCCCTTTTCAATTAATTGCTCACCTCTTAAAAACTTTTGCTCAAATGCTTCGCTATGCCGCTGTGCTGTTAAATTATTTACAAGCACAAAAAAAATGATAAATATTATAAATCTTATCATCATAAAAACAATGTTAGTCTATAAAAAATATATATTGATAAATAACCAACACAAAATAAATAACTTATTTGTATAAATGCAAATTTATTTTGAAAAACAGGCATTTTTTGTTTATTCTTTAATAATTCGCACTTCAGTACGACGGTTTTTAGCCCTCCCCTCTTCGGTATTATTCGAAGCAATAGGTTGAGTATCGGCATAACCCTTAGCTACTATACGTACATCGCTAATGCCTTTGCTTACTAAGTATTTTTTTACGCTATTAGCCCGTTCTTGCGAAAGTTTTAAATTATGTTCGAATGTTCCTATATTATCGGTATGACCAGCTATTTCAATAACTAAATTGGGCTTAGCCTTG
This window contains:
- a CDS encoding rhomboid family intramembrane serine protease, with the translated sequence MFAKGAFIPYDIARFNQHYRFLSHIFLHVSWEHLIFNMLTLYFFGMLVESGFAYYFGKWGKSIYLIEFFIAGIIATIPSYFKHKNNPSYIAVGASGAVSAILFSSILLDPINKIYIMFIPIGIPAYVFGPVYLLYCMYMAKRNIDHVAHDVHFWGAIFGFVFPIVLKFEILKVFIEIIVSS
- a CDS encoding agmatine deiminase family protein, which produces MKKIISFISAFILVNSLLFSQEMGLPHYLSNKEASELPNYNPPTPKGITHPPVSPIRNAAEWEEMQGVLISWKSGYESFLSQIIKYAREEAKVYVYCSDSTTVKNYLINNNIPTTNIRYLISSLNSVWIRDFGPNNIYTNEVDSLYLVDWVYNRPRPQDDASPQQFATLMQLPLYQCTQPPTDLVATGGNWVSDGFGTAFSSKLILDENATTSSYNQTPKTEADINNIVRDYLGIDRYIKMDVLPYDGIHHIDMHFKLLDEETLLVGQYPNGISDGPQIEANLNYILNNFNSVFGTPYKVVRIPMPPSTSGTWPSDGAYYRTYTNSLIINKTILVPTYYAQYDTIALRIYRQAMPGYRVVGINASSIISQSGAIHCTTHEIGAVNPLLISHQALPNTDNIWTNYQVNAYIHHKTGIQEARIYYRTDTTQPYVWVPMQLTNNTNHTWTGEIPVQPSGTYVYYYIWARANSGKEQVRPMPAPAGYWKFRVYNPTAVQELTADNFICRAHYMAEQLTINIFSSTETTANITLFNNVGQPVEVLYKGKLLQGAQELTNNIHLAKGLYFINIETNKGKKVVKLAIY
- a CDS encoding HAD family hydrolase, giving the protein MKRKVVFFDRDGVINNNGLYYTYKWEDFSFNTGVIETLTLLQQKGFEFIVVSNQSGIAKGLYTILDVEQLHKQLSQYLQKNNIHILEYYYCTHHPDFGNCLCRKPSSLLFEKAIARFNIDTTQSWMIGDQARDIEASEKVGIKGILIEPNSDLRQILNVILK
- a CDS encoding aminotransferase class IV, yielding MNTLGTFVIVNDKLTRRNEVVFGLESRAVRFSDGFFESMRAFGLDVPLLAFHYERIKKAWCIYRFDSEIPSIKTLSDAIERLLKSNKHFGSARIRLTFYRSGEGLYLPTKNQADWYLETFASDDKEFTLNTKGKQIGIYSDFYKPSHPFFNIKTNQALIYTQAAWWAQINNLDDAILLNKQQCLIEATSSNIFVCIGNIVYTPPLTDGCVNGVMRRFLIQELFPSLDIEYKEVSLTKQFLLDADEVFLSNAVQGIQWVVGFQNRRYFNSLAKKITQKLNDFRLQS
- a CDS encoding PD40 domain-containing protein, with translation MMIRFIIFIIFFVLVNNLTAQRHSEAFEQKFLRGEQLIEKGDFPSALVVYKELLAEEPDNANLNFKTGFCYLSTVLEKSKAIEYLEKAVQDINPNADIDDPDELAAPPEALFFLAKAYHHDYQFNRALKIIDSLKIILPNYKKDFTENVDELEQYCKNGQVLMKYPIKMQITNLGGVINTEFDEHSPVFTADEQVLIFTSKRKSEIHPALTEDGQYYEDIYISKKLSDGQWEIPVPISSNINSATHEASIGLSPDGQELYIYKDESTMLNPRDGNIYVSNLVGDVWTTPLKLNVNTKYNENHASISADGQELFFTSDRPGGYGGLDIYIAKRLPNGEWSIPQNAGPKVNTAKDEISPYIHPDGVTLFFSSKGHNSMGGFDIFFAIRDDSLEWNTPTNLGYPINTPNDDAFYVPTPDGARAYYASQQTGGIGRNDIYLITLPQSEEKLLTVMSGYITMGNGKLPENVSITVTDEQTKKLIGTYTPNSKTGKYLFILKSGRRYLISVESDVFLPYTEVIDVSDSTSYQKIERPIMLEPININNVQRKFEYHFKSNQTELSSEEGMSFIKIAKILNYLPEFSARIVLPKENQQPELNEIRADILTENLTDKGIPLTRIHVENTPSSNPNVINLFIFANDSAPSLNKLTAQTNIQMKNEPIKEPEIKDKSTKLVIFPIYFTFDKFICQANEENLHKLAIWLKNNKKAKLQIIGHTDNMGSDDYNMKLSKRRAEFVKKQLIELGIEAKRLTTIPMGKKNPVASNETAEGRQLNRRVEFKISNIKNADIEFLNKPEIFSSPK
- a CDS encoding NADP-dependent malic enzyme, translated to MGKINMNLDNLDAVLSEKLNEAQKAKAKTIFLKKLAELSHKYYKGKIVTMPKAPVPGFNWFNVWYTPGVSVVSTSIRDNNDASFDLTNRGNLVAVVSDSTRVLGDGDCTPSGGLGVMEGKAFLMKYLGGVDGIALCINSKDANGNPDAQKIIDFVKMLEPSVGAVNLEDISQPNCFKVLDELREECEIPVWHDDAQGTASVTLAGVINALKLTNRNINDTKFVLFGAGASNTTIARLLIADGADPNKMIIFDSKGGLHRSRKDIEADTRYYRKWELCLQTNPQQIDKIEDAMKGADVLISLSTPGPDTVKQDWIRSMNSKSIVFTCANPIPEIYPYAAKEAGAYIVATGRGDFPNQVNNSLGFPGILKGALLVRARKITDNMAIAAAHSLANYAEKNGMHPDKIVPTMDEADVFPVEAADVAIQAIKDGVARIQMTWDEAYTIAKNDIAHARKTIHHLSEQGFIEMPPQHLIDEALEFTFNSFKK
- a CDS encoding PD40 domain-containing protein, whose translation is MKTQIILFISLLFCFNIVWGQKPSLKQYIIDASKHIQLKEYQQAIDKLTWCFSKDSTNGNINYLLGKAYFLSDVSLKKAIPYLEKAKPISKTYQDADPKERNAPTEALFMLAKAYYKNYKFNQALSIIEEYIQSNPTNKDEAIDLKKYIQNSIELVNHPVKINIINLGCNVNSNYDDHSPVFSIDEKTMIFTSKRKGSTGNFKTTDGQYFEDIYISHKIDDQWQTPLKISEHINTMEHEASVALSADGNELIIYKDDVGDGNLYISTFNGTEWTKPVLLSSNINSTYDESHASISADGNTLYFSSNRPGGFGGYDIYISHKLPNGEWSLATNAGATINTDKDENGPFIHPDGTTLYFSSKGHNSMGGYDLFYSVLKEDGTFTKPDNMGYPINSIDNDAFYVISADGKRGYYSTVQEGACGGRDIYLVDLLSVPERSVVVVTGFIKNTHGEVMKDIILSVYDASNNLIGDFKPNKTTGKYTLVLPKAKQHYTISSKENSVVFEKNQLEVPDNSSFYLLQRPLEMDEIGIVK